A single window of Rubripirellula lacrimiformis DNA harbors:
- a CDS encoding pirin family protein: MNESRRNMLSLTAAGLIHVAADPDTVVGDEAPSMDLLIRQAAQRGHTDIGWLNSFHSFSFGEYYDQRHMGFRSLRVINDDRIAAGRGFPTHPHRDMEIISYVLEGSLQHKDSTGHGAIITPDDIQMMSAGTGITHSEYNPSPTDANHFLQIWIEPGLKGVRPRYSDNKVTLDQKQNQWKKIAGPDGSNASVSIHQDASIFATNLLAGQSADYVVQRGRHAWLQVARGEVMVNGTKLVSGDAVATSRATALHIVATQDSDALLFDLA; this comes from the coding sequence ATGAACGAATCTCGCCGAAACATGCTTTCCTTGACCGCCGCCGGACTGATCCACGTCGCTGCCGATCCCGACACGGTTGTCGGCGATGAAGCGCCCAGCATGGATCTGTTGATTCGCCAAGCTGCCCAGCGAGGGCATACCGACATCGGCTGGCTAAACAGTTTTCACTCGTTCTCTTTTGGTGAATACTACGATCAACGCCACATGGGTTTTCGCAGCCTCCGCGTGATCAACGATGACCGAATCGCGGCTGGACGTGGCTTCCCCACTCACCCGCATCGCGACATGGAAATCATTTCATACGTGTTGGAGGGATCGTTGCAACATAAGGACAGCACGGGACATGGCGCGATCATCACGCCGGACGATATCCAGATGATGTCGGCCGGAACGGGGATCACGCACAGCGAATACAACCCTTCGCCGACCGACGCCAATCACTTTCTGCAGATCTGGATTGAACCTGGTTTGAAGGGAGTTCGTCCTCGCTACAGCGACAACAAGGTCACTCTGGACCAGAAGCAGAACCAGTGGAAGAAGATTGCCGGTCCGGACGGCAGCAACGCGTCGGTGTCGATCCATCAGGACGCCAGTATTTTCGCCACCAACCTGCTGGCAGGCCAGTCTGCCGACTACGTTGTCCAGCGGGGACGTCATGCTTGGTTGCAGGTGGCGCGGGGCGAAGTGATGGTCAACGGTACTAAGTTGGTCAGCGGCGACGCGGTGGCGACCAGCCGGGCAACGGCGTTGCACATCGTTGCAACCCAGGACAGCGATGCGTTGCTGTTTGATCTCGCTTGA
- a CDS encoding prenyltransferase/squalene oxidase repeat-containing protein, with protein MLGNLFASSVGSVFAQQAPGSTVPADQLRQQVVDKGLAFLAREGQSGAGTFSDKVGPGVTALALTAAIRNGRGIDDPMVAKGLKALEGFVKPDGGIYGNGRLKNYETCVAMVCFAEANNSGKYSAILKNAKAFVTGVQYGEGDRDPSDPWYGGVGYGGPGRPDLSNTGYMIEALRASESEASDPAIQRALAFVSRCQNLDAEYNDTAFAGKVDDGGFYYEIPTTKIDPSTSDERYTADGGLRSYGSMTYTGLKSMIFAGLTSDDPRVKAAVQWITDHYDVKNNPGMGAAGLYYYYHTFASGLNAAGVKILQTADGAEHDWKADLVAELARRQNDDGSWSNNNSRWFESDKNLATSFALMSLSYCK; from the coding sequence GTGCTCGGTAACCTTTTCGCATCGAGTGTCGGTTCCGTTTTCGCACAGCAGGCGCCGGGTTCGACCGTTCCCGCCGATCAGCTTCGGCAACAGGTCGTCGACAAGGGGCTCGCGTTCCTGGCTCGGGAAGGTCAATCCGGCGCGGGCACGTTCTCTGACAAGGTCGGTCCTGGCGTGACGGCACTGGCGTTGACGGCCGCCATCCGCAATGGCCGAGGCATCGATGACCCGATGGTGGCGAAGGGGCTGAAGGCACTGGAAGGTTTCGTCAAACCCGACGGTGGCATCTATGGCAACGGACGATTGAAGAACTACGAAACCTGCGTGGCGATGGTCTGCTTTGCCGAGGCCAACAACAGCGGAAAGTACTCGGCGATTTTGAAGAACGCCAAAGCATTCGTCACCGGCGTGCAGTACGGCGAAGGCGATCGTGATCCGTCGGATCCGTGGTACGGCGGCGTGGGTTACGGTGGTCCGGGACGGCCGGATCTGTCGAACACCGGCTACATGATCGAGGCGTTGCGAGCGTCGGAATCCGAGGCTAGCGATCCTGCGATCCAGCGTGCCTTGGCGTTCGTTTCCCGTTGTCAGAACCTGGACGCCGAGTACAACGACACGGCCTTTGCAGGCAAAGTCGACGACGGCGGATTCTATTACGAAATTCCAACGACCAAGATCGACCCCAGCACGTCTGACGAACGCTACACCGCCGACGGTGGTTTGCGAAGTTATGGTTCGATGACCTACACGGGTTTGAAGAGCATGATCTTTGCCGGGCTGACCAGCGACGATCCGCGGGTCAAGGCGGCGGTCCAGTGGATCACCGACCACTACGACGTCAAGAACAACCCCGGCATGGGGGCAGCCGGCTTGTACTATTACTACCACACCTTCGCATCCGGCTTAAACGCCGCTGGTGTCAAGATACTGCAGACCGCCGATGGGGCCGAACATGATTGGAAGGCTGACTTGGTTGCCGAGCTTGCCAGACGCCAAAACGATGACGGTTCCTGGAGCAACAATAATTCGCGTTGGTTCGAAAGCGACAAGAACCTTGCAACGTCGTTCGCGCTGATGTCGCTTTCGTACTGCAAATGA